GGATATTTAAAGTTAATGCTTCTTAAATAAACTCCATCTATGTCAGCATCACCCAATAACACCATCGATAAGTAATCAGGATGGATACTCCCGTCAGGTCCCGGAGTTCCCTCATCCCGGGCCACTAATCCGAGTAAATACTGCAGGTGGTATTCCCCGGAAGGATGCTCCTGAAACATATTTTCTTCCTCGGGTGTTTCCGGCATATCATCAAAAAAAATCCTTTCTTCCAGCGGGATAATTTCAACATCACCTGACCTAACTTTAAGTTCCCTGATTATGTCATCCATAATGGTTTTAAGGTATTCCTTTTCATTATCAAAATGAATCGGATACCCTTTAGAAACATAGTCATCATAAATCTGCCTTCTCAGAAAAGGATCATCAGCGTAGCCAACACTGATGTAAACCTTCGGCTTTGTGCATTGCCGTTGCGGGAACAAGGAAACAGCACCGGCAAGGAAGAATGCCAGCAGAAAAAACGTTTTACCCAGGATATGCCTTTTCATTGTAAAGATTTTTTGTTACTCTGATAGGTAAAAAAAGTTGAAATGAAATCGTGCAGACAACTTGATTATTTAGGATAGCAATCCAGTATCCAATATTCCCATCGACACTTCATCGGTTTTCTGAAATGAAAAACCGTAAATTAAAATTAGTCAATAATTTAAAACAATCAGAAGTTTCTTTTGAAATATTTCTGAATCGAAGGCCGGGGAAATGGAATTTGTGAAAACGAGACATACAAATTCAATAAAAATCATAGTTTTGTTTTTTGTTAAATTGCTTACCGACCAACATAAACATGCTATGAAACCACACATTTTTCTTTTTCTGGCACTGGTTTTTTTCTGTCGGGCTGCAGCCAGAACAGCCATCAGAAGGAACCTTTTCTTACTGTTTCGCGCAACGGGAGATACCTGATGCATCCTGACGGAAAACCTTTTCTGTGGCTCGGTGATACGGGCTGGGAGCTTTTCCACCGTCTTACGCGGGAAGAAGCCGATGATTATCTTTCAACCCGTGCAAAACAGGGATACAGCGTTATTCAGGCAGTAGTGCTTGCCGAAATGGACGGTCTCAATGTTCCGAATGCATACGGAGACAGACCGCTGGTGGAGAATGATCCGGGACGCCCCAATGAAGCTTACTTCCGGCATGTGGATTACATTGTGAACAAAGCTGAGGAGCTTGGTCTGTTTATGGGCATGCTTCCCACCTGGGGCGATAAAGTGCCCAACGCAAACCCGGGTTACGGGCCGGTTGTATTTACAAAGGAAAATGCCTATGCCTACGGTGAGTTTCTGGGTAAACGATACCGCGATAAGCCTGTTATCTGGATCCTTGGCGGAGACCGGAACGTTGACAGTTTTGAAGCCCTCGAAATATGGAAAGCCATGGCAAACGGCCTCAGGAAAGGAGATGAAGGACGGCATCTGATAACCTACCATCCGCGGGGAGAAGCTTCGTCCCATTACTGGCTGCACAACGAACCCTGGCTCGACATGAACGGCTATCAGAGCGGCCATGCCCGCCGTTTCAACAAAGTTTACCGTTATGCCGAAACCCTGGCTCTCCTCCAGCCGGCGAAACCCTATATCGACCTGGAACCGGCCTATGAAGATATTGCCGTGAGGTTCTGGGATTACTGGAACTGGTATAATCCCAAACTGAAACCGGAAGAGCAGGCAGTTATCAAGGGTTTTATTGTGAAAAAGGATTTCTGGAAAGAAGGTTTTTT
The sequence above is drawn from the Bacteroidales bacterium genome and encodes:
- a CDS encoding DUF4038 domain-containing protein; translation: MHPDGKPFLWLGDTGWELFHRLTREEADDYLSTRAKQGYSVIQAVVLAEMDGLNVPNAYGDRPLVENDPGRPNEAYFRHVDYIVNKAEELGLFMGMLPTWGDKVPNANPGYGPVVFTKENAYAYGEFLGKRYRDKPVIWILGGDRNVDSFEALEIWKAMANGLRKGDEGRHLITYHPRGEASSHYWLHNEPWLDMNGYQSGHARRFNKVYRYAETLALLQPAKPYIDLEPAYEDIAVRFWDYWNWYNPKLKPEEQAVIKGFIVKKDFWKEGFFTDYDVRVHAYWDFLSGACGYTYGNNAIWQMFREGINPAIPCLTSWKDALLRPGALSITYLRRILEARPFYKLIPDQSVIYGFNSEDSTHVRAAVSKDKDFLMVYLALGQKVSLTMGKINGKRVNVRWYNPAAGNTVNAPAADNTGVQEFVPPSGGKDWLLILEDPAAQLPVLD